From the genome of Streptomyces spinoverrucosus:
CTTCAGCAGCAGGCCGGCGAGGACAGGCGCCGGCGGACGGGCCGGGAGGCTGCGCGCCGCCCAGGCCACGGCCTCCGCGAGTACGTCGCGTTCCACCCGGATCTTCACTGTTGCCGCCTCCTGCTGTTGCCGGCGCTTCTCGCCCTGCCTGGCTTCGTCGTCTGTCTCGGTGTCACCGGCCCCTGGGAAGGGAAGGACACCCGGGGACCAGTCTGACGCACGGCACTGACAGTAGGTGCCTCTCGGGGTCAAGTCGTGACGAGGGGCAGCCGGGCGCCGAGGGGCGAGTTGTGCACAGGACCCTCTTCGAAACGAATTCCCCGCTCTCTCTAGTCGGGAGTAGTAGTAGGGCCTGTGGATACCGTGGATAACTGCGTTTGCGCAGCTCAGCGCGGAGATTTTGTCCACGGGGCCTGTGGGCGGCGGCGGTGGACAACCGGGGCTGTCTGTGGAGAAAAGAAAGTTCTGCACACCCCATGCACAGGGTGCGGCGACTTCTCCCCAGCGCCGTCCCCAGCTTTACCCACCTTTCCCACAGCCCAACCCGGCACCTTCGTGTGACGGCTTTCACTCGACCCGGTGATCAGGCGCGTCGGGTTGCCGAACAGTGGACAGCGCTGTGGAGAAGCTGGGGATCGCTGGGGACAACCGCCCCCAGCCTGTGGGTTGCCCGTGGACAACTCCGTGCACAGCTTGTGGATCCGCCGGCTGTCCACAGTCTGTGGAGATCGTTCGTCCACCAATCCACAAGCAGTTGACCTGGTCTGATGGTCTTTCAACAGGTGCGGCTGTGGACACGATCTGGACAACTTGGCAGTCCCCAGGATGTGGACGGGAAAAACTCACCGAATCTGTGGAGAGTGGCCGTAACCCGGCACGTATTCGAACACCGGATGTCCGGGGAACGACGAAGGGCGCCCCGGGGATCTCCTCCCGGGGCGCCCTCAGCGGCGTACGGCGGCTGCTGTCAGCCGTTCTTGATGCGGTTCGTCAGCTCGGTCACCTGGTTGTAGATGGAGCGCCGCTCGGCCATCAGGTTGCGGATCTTGCGGTCCGCGTGCATCACGGTCGTGTGGTCGCGGCCGCCGAACAGCGCGCCGATCTTCGGCAGCGACAGATCCGTCAGCTCACGGCACAGGTACATGGCGATCTGCCGGGCCGTGACGAGCTGGCGGCCGCGCGAGCTGCCGCACAGGTCCTCGACCGTCAGGCCGAAGTAGTCGGCGGTCGCGCTCATGATGGCCGTCGAGGTGATCTCCGGGGTGGAGTCCTCCCCGCCCGGGATCAGGTCCTTGAGGACGATCTCCGTCAGGCCCAGGTCCACCGGCTGCCGGTTGAGCGAGGCGAACGCCGTCACTCTGATCAGCGCGCCCTCCAGCTCACGGATGTTCCGCGAGATCCGCGAGGCGATGAACTCCAGCACCTCCGGTGGGGCGTTGAGCTGCTCCTGCACCGCCTTCTTGCGCAGAATCGCGATGCGCGTCTCCAGCTCGGGCGGCTGCACGTCGGTGATCAGGCCCCACTCGAAACGGTTCCGCAACCGGTCCTCCAGCGTCACCAGCTGCTTCGGCGGCCGGTCGCTGGACAGCACGATCTGCTTGTTGGCGTTGTGGAGCGTGTTGAAGGTGTGGAAGAACTCCTCCTGCGTCGACTCCTTGTCCGCCAGGAACTGGATGTCGTCGACCAACAGGATGTCCATCTCGCGGTACCGCTTGCGGAAGCTGTCGCCCTTGCCGTCGCGGATGGAGTTGATGAACTCGTTGGTGAACTCCTCCGAGCTCACGTACCGCACGCGCGTGCCCGGGTACAGGCTCCGCGCGTAGTGTCCGATCGCGTGCAGCAGGTGCGTCTTGCCGAGCCCCGACTCCCCGTAGATGAAAAGGGGGTTGTACGCCTTCGCCGGCGCCTCCGCGACGGCCACCGCGGCCGCGTGCGCGAAACGGTTCGACGCTCCGATGACGAACGTGTCGAAGAGGTACTTCGGATTCAGTCGCGCGGTCGGCTCCCCGGGGCCGGTCGCCGGCGCGGGCTGCGCGGCCAGCGGGCCGGGGGCGCCGCTGGACACCGGCAGCGTGGCGCCGACCGGGCCGCGGTGCACCTGCCCGCCGCCGACCGACGGCTCGGGCAGCTCCCGCCGCGCGTCGCGCTGGTCGTAGTCGCCGCGTGACGGGTCGTACTCGGAGCGCTGCTGGTCGTAGCCCTGTGGGCGGTAGTCCTGCGCGGGTACGCCGTAGGAGTCGCGGGACGGGGAGCCGTACGAGTCCTGTGCGCCGTACGACTCCTGCGACGGCGTCGCATACGGGTCCCGTTCCGGGAAGCCGAGGCGTGGCTGCTGCCAGCTGTACTCGTCCTGCGACGGCCGCGGCCAGGCACCCGGCTCGGGGCGCTGGTACTCCGACGGGTAGGCGGGGCGCGGGTTGGGCAGCTGGTCGCCGGGCGAGCCCGGGAGCTGCTCGGCGCGGTGGCGGCCGTACCCCTCGTACGGTGCGGACGACGGGAGCTCGGGCTCCTCGTAGCGCTGCTGGGGCGGGGATGGCGGCGCCGGCGGGGACGGCGGCGGCTCGCCCGCGGAGTCGTCGACGGTGATCGCGATCCGGATCGGGCGGCCGCACTCACGGCTCAGCGTCTCGCTGACGATCGGTGCGAGGCGCCCCTCCAGCACACCCTTCGCAAACTCGTTCGGTACGGCGAGCAGCGCGGTGTCGGCGACCAGCGCGAGCGGCTGGCAGCGCCGGATCCAGTGTTCGTCCTTGGCCTCGACACCCTGCCCACGGCCCTCACCGAGAAGCTGCTCGAGTACTCGTGGCCACACTGCGGCAAGATCGGCAGGTACGTCAGCCACAGGGCACGCTCTCTCACGGGTCCCACGAACGTGTGGTTGTGGGACGGGTCGGGATGTAAATCGGGTCGGGCGGGGATAAGGGAACGAATCGGAGTCCAGCCACGGTAGTCAGGGCGACCGGTGCGGTTCAAGTTGTTGTCCCCAGGCTGTGGACAGTGTCTCCCCGCGGCCCCTGGTTTGACCGGATGGCGTAGCCGCGCGTACCGTAACCAGGTCGAGTTGTCGATGGCTGCTGCCGCCTGCCTCCGATGGGCACAGATCGCGTCAAGGTGATCGGAAAGCGGTGCACTCGGGCGTAACGCGAGCTACTCGTGGGCGCACGGTGACAGCCAGGACGGCACCCCGCAAACCCCGATTTCTTACTGGAGCCCCCGAGTGAGCAAGCGCACCTTCCAGCCGAACAACCGTCGTCGCGCCAAGACCCACGGCTTCCGGCTGCGTATGCGCACCCGTGCCGGCCGCGCGATTCTCGCGTCCCGCCGTAGCAAGGGTCGCGCCCGCCTGTCCGCCTGATCTCGATCAGGTCATGACGTCG
Proteins encoded in this window:
- the dnaA gene encoding chromosomal replication initiator protein DnaA, whose translation is MADVPADLAAVWPRVLEQLLGEGRGQGVEAKDEHWIRRCQPLALVADTALLAVPNEFAKGVLEGRLAPIVSETLSRECGRPIRIAITVDDSAGEPPPSPPAPPSPPQQRYEEPELPSSAPYEGYGRHRAEQLPGSPGDQLPNPRPAYPSEYQRPEPGAWPRPSQDEYSWQQPRLGFPERDPYATPSQESYGAQDSYGSPSRDSYGVPAQDYRPQGYDQQRSEYDPSRGDYDQRDARRELPEPSVGGGQVHRGPVGATLPVSSGAPGPLAAQPAPATGPGEPTARLNPKYLFDTFVIGASNRFAHAAAVAVAEAPAKAYNPLFIYGESGLGKTHLLHAIGHYARSLYPGTRVRYVSSEEFTNEFINSIRDGKGDSFRKRYREMDILLVDDIQFLADKESTQEEFFHTFNTLHNANKQIVLSSDRPPKQLVTLEDRLRNRFEWGLITDVQPPELETRIAILRKKAVQEQLNAPPEVLEFIASRISRNIRELEGALIRVTAFASLNRQPVDLGLTEIVLKDLIPGGEDSTPEITSTAIMSATADYFGLTVEDLCGSSRGRQLVTARQIAMYLCRELTDLSLPKIGALFGGRDHTTVMHADRKIRNLMAERRSIYNQVTELTNRIKNG
- the rpmH gene encoding 50S ribosomal protein L34; this encodes MSKRTFQPNNRRRAKTHGFRLRMRTRAGRAILASRRSKGRARLSA